GTCCGGGTTTAATAGTAGGGCGCCTAATAGCCATCTTGCTACTGTGCTGGGTTCCTCCCGTCTGTGTTTGTTCTGGCGGAGTTCAAAGAGTCGGCGATAAGCGTAACAGTAGAGCGGTTGTACACACCACGATGCTAATCCCAGACAGTCCTCTTGGTGAAACACGGGCGATTTATTTTCGTTGTCCTCCGCGGGGACTATTTCGAAGCTTTTTctgaaattaataatattcataatattaataataatatttttgttgGAGTTGGTAGAAATCTAAAGTATCGACTTCTAAGTAAAAATTACtaaattatgaaatattctTGTTTCTAGTAGCAAATCttattaatgaattttattatgtactttataaTGATCttattaatgaaataattttttagacGAATTATTCAAGTAAAATAAGTATCAGTAAATAAAACTACTCTTTTTgccaatattatttatttaataaatttttttcttctAAGCTTATAGATAGTTTCTTGcttttcttaaaaaatattctttctTGAGTtctgtcacttttgaaatacatatgTGATATATTTGTGTCAGTGAGAAATGTGTAAAAACTAAATGATCTTCAACATATCaacaaaattaacaaaaatcTGAATATCATTATTTATCTATTCTAATTTCTTCTCGAGTTTTcaacaaaataataatattcgCAAATTTTCGAATAAACTGCATAAACAATACTTGAAATAtgaatgtatatatgcatataCACAAGAATTACATAACAATATGCAGAACATTGCAGAATACCGCAGGAACGGCGTTAATTTTGAAGCACACGCAATATTGTCATTCTCTGTAATATGTTTTCAATGAATATAATTCTCACGTGTCATCGATTGTCATTACAGGCTATTAATATAATTGTCCAATATAAGTACGTAATAACAACTATACGCCCAGTATACATACACACACAGCAATGTGGCATATGCACCATAGCGATCGCTAATAATTTAATACAATCGTGATGGCGCCAGTTTCCTATCGCAGGCATCAGATACCAACATTACTGATACCACACTTACTATTGCGGAGTGTTTCACGAGGCGTCGTATATACGCGTGTCTAATTAAAACGTACCTATGACGATACTACGATTTCGTTTTTTTTTGAGAACCGAAACGCACTGGTCGCAAGGTTAAACGGTCTATGGGACAGATACGTTGACGCGTCGAGAATGAGAATTTGGTGGCACTTTCTCGCAGATATTTTTAAAGCCTCCGCCCTCGTTAACGTATCTAAGAAAACACTCACAGTGACGGGTTCTTCTTCACCACGTTTTCGATGTCGGAAAGGATTTTCTCTGCGGCCGGGAAAATATCGTCTTGCATCGTAATCGTGCCGCTATCGTTTCGTTACCTGTCCCGACGAATCAACGGTAAACCAATACACGATTAACCCTACCGTTCCTCTTGCTGCACCTTTCAATGCAGACACGATGTAGCGTTTTTCTGCGGAAGTGTTGGGGGGATATACTGCAATACCCTCTGAAGTTCGCCGCGAGTCTGGGACGTTCAAAGTCAGATGGCGCGAAATTATCAACATCGGGCTTAAAATAGGGAGAGTACGAAATattcatttctttttctttaaatttctttgttattgttaatattattatatttattagtgtTTTCAAAGGAAgactatatgtataatatcttcgtagaacatacaataaaataacTTCGTACAACGTGCAAAGTAAAATGTAGTTTGATAAATGTTACAAATAAACTAGTTTTATTATCTTTGATAGAACACTTTTAAATAGTTGCTTACATTTTGAATAGCCAGAATTTGGTTAATGAAGGTTTTTACTAATATacctgtcccatgagaagtctcctggaaagcattagggggaatgctttccagaggacttctctTATATATATATCTATGAAGTATAAAGATGATTcatattatcattatcatttctGCGTATTAAAAGTAAGAAATGTTTTTCCTGAAGTACTACGCAAATTATTAGTATTGAAATAACTAACAGAGTGTGTTTAACATAAAATACTGTCGAATTTATAACGTAATatagtaatatttttaaaaaatgcttATCGTTAGAGAAATTTAAGTACCGTGTAAATGTTTATTGTCGAAATTGCGTTTTATTGTGATTGTAAGGACTGAAAGAACTATCAAACGTAAAGTGAATGATCGATTGAAGTGATCGACATTTTCGATAAGTATCGTGTCGTAAGGGCATAACTTAATGGGGTAGAAATCTCCGGCTGTTCTTCAGCATAACCTATACGTCAGTGTTCCCATCGAATTCATTTGTAACTACTCATCTTGCCTTATAAGGGAAAACCCGTTTAATCGTTGTACGCTTCATTATCTGAGCACGAGGTAAAATATTTAAGTTACAAACGATGTCCGATCCTCGCATACGAACACTAAAAATTAAGACTGGAATAGTGAAACGTCTCGCGAAAGAAAAAATCACGTATGAGAAAGAAGCAGCACAGCAACGTGAAAGGATACAAAAGTTAAAGGAACAGGGTGAGGATACTTTGACAAATGCGATAGAAAGCATGTTCTGTTTTAATTGCGATCCTTTCAACAGCTGTGTTGATTGTTACAACACTACTGTACACTTGTCTTCAAAACATCAAAGTGTTTGTTTACTTTGGAACACTGATTCATCACTTATAATACTTGTAGATATCCTTGCAATGCTCAGAATATTGCAGCAACTAATTTAAAATTATAGAGTATAGTCAAAGGACAGTAggttttatattgtttttcattttattgCAGACAAAGATGGTTACGACATAAAGAAACAAGAGGAAGTGCTTCAGGAATCTCTTATGATGGTGCCAGATTGTCAGAGGCGTCTTATAAAAGCATTCGAAGAACTGAAAAAAATCTTAGACACAGAACAAGACTTGAAAGAATTAGAAGATTATATTGAGGCTGAAAAAGTACTGCAAGAGGCAGAAAATCAACTTCCTAAGGAAGGAGAACTTTTGGAGATGTGTTAAACAGCAGAGCCTACTACTTTTATTAAGATATTACTAGAAATTACAAAAGGATTATATTTTCACCTAACATATAATTTGTAAACGATTTAAAGTAATCATTTAACATATAGAGAAAGTGATAGTATTAaggcattttatatttctaataaattAAGCATTACTTTTGGATTGTTATGTTCGGCAAGCAAAGTTCTTTAGAGGGCTCCACAGAAAACTGTGGAGAcccatattataataattatcatGCAATGAATCAATCTAGCTATGATGCATCTTATTACGTGAACATGCATCAAAATTATATGTATCCAATTGGTGTACCTTTTGATAATGTTCAAAAGGATACCATGCCAATAGTCACACTAGAAAGTCGACAAGCAGATGaaaaaagtattgaagattttctCTTAAATGTTGACCCATCTAATGAAATAAATGATCAGGCAAATGTACCTAGAAAATGTAAGATTAGAACTGCCAAGGATGCTCTAATGTCGGCATataaattaaatgaaaaattaaaaacaatttgtGATGAGCTTAAAGATAATCAAACTCTGACAGAAGAAGAATGGGATGAAAAATTGAACATTTGTGAGGCAGCACAAACTGAAATTATGAAATTATTGGAACCTATAAAGGACCAAAACTTTGTAAAACAATTAAAGAAAGATATAGAAAGGCGAAAGAAGAGAAGATTAAGAGAAAAAATCAACAGAGAAAAATGGAAAAATGAGAAGTTATTGAGAACAGAGAGGAGAGCAAGAATGCATGCACAGATTGATTCATGGATCAGGAAAGAACAAGCTGTAATAGAAAAGGAAAAACAAGAAGAAAATTTACGTAAAGATGCTGATATGATTTTGTCTGATGTTCGAGGAAAACGAAACGACACAAGAAAATATCTCGGATTATTACAGGAATTAAAAAACTTGAGGAATATTAAGGCCAATATTGCCAGAGCAAGAGGAGAACATTTATCTTCGGCAGCTGATGAGGCATTTAAcaatattataggtattattctatatttctaataaatatttaagaaaatgtaactaacatatatattttttctgTACAGCAAAGTTAACAGAACAGTGGTCAACGCTTGATCGCGAGTATTCCATAGAGGAGCAAGGTTTAAAATTAATGTTAAAAACTGATAATGAAAAAAGAATTGAAAATCAAAAGAAAAGGGTTTTTGATGAATGGGAAATTGTATTATTTGGAAAAAGAGTAACATCCGATCAATATAATACAGATTTATCTGATTTTATTACGATGCGGTAAGCACTTCATTATTACATTATAAAATTGAATTGCTACAGGATTGGTATTACCTttcgaataaaatttatttttagatcTGCTTGGGATAAATATATAAGTTCAGATAGTGATGCATCAGCCATTCCAATTGGATGGGTAATGCCTGATAAACCATCCTCTGCAGCCTGGCAAAAAAGTCTCAGAAAGGAAACTTCATAAAGAAAATTACAAATAGAATGCATAAATTGTAGATCGTAAAAATTAGTAAAATTTGATACATGTTTtcataatttatattatataaatataactggatGCATTTTAATGCAATGAaacttaaaaattgaaaaaaatctgATCtatcatattttaaatatttgtatttgttTTTAGTATCTATTAATTTAGATGTTTTAGTAAGTCAGAGCATGTGATATATacctaaattttattaaaatatgtatgaAAAATATGTACAGATTTTTGTTTGCTATGCCACATAAAgttttactcatgctatacttaAAATTAGATTTTTTTGAGCTGCATTTGAAGGTTTTAAAATTTGATTATCTTTTACTGGTGCAAGAGGTACAGTTTCTGCAGCAGATAGTATCATATGTAATTTTCCTTGCAATTCCGATAATGCTACTATTAAATTTTCCTCTTCTTCCAATTTCGCCACTAACAGAGTAAACATTTTCCTTGGTTCTGCAGCAAGTTCATCCAAATGATCTTCATAGACATCTATTAAAcaataatgcttattattaaaGTACTTTAGATACATCTTATGGAAAAAAGGAATTGGCGACCTACCCATTAAAACATTAGCAACATTTAATAACACTCTCCCAAATCGAACACTTCCTATGTGtttgtttaaaaatttcaaaatatttacaaGAGATTTGCCATCTCTACCACCAAGTGCTTGCTTCAGACCCTGTCGTCTAATAAGTTCCTGCATAAGTGCAACCGTAACGTGTGGAGCTTTATTGACAACGTAACTCATCATTACACAGTCCAGAGCTTTTGAATACTGAAACTTTCTTAAGTAGGTGTCGTGTTTCGACATTATTTCTTTCATATCTTCATGTACAACGATATCTACATTTGGTGTGTGTAAGTTTCTCCCAGAGTGCCTATAGGATACTTTTTTACGTTGTGGCTTTTCATTTTTTACGTCCTCTTCTCTTCTTCTCACAGAGATTAAACCATCAACCATACCAGCTACTATAGTCTCATCATTCGACTAAAatcataaaattatatttaatatatcaaaaagaactgtttttaaAAATACTAGAAATACATGATTTCTTACACTAGTTCCTATACTAAGAACTGAATTTGGATAATCCAAAGAATGGACAGTTTTATATGTTCCAGCATCATAAATTTTTACGTGTCTGTCTAATGACCCAGACAGAATTCTACGGCCATTTGAAGCAATTTTGAGGCAAGTTACAGTTTTATGATGTTGAGTAATCTTTGCAAGTAGTCTACCTCCAGCAAGTGCATCCCACACTTTAATCTCTGTTCCACCTTTGcgtaataacaataaattatatttttatacacaGAAGAAATATAAGACTTCAATATTGAATATCTTACCTGCAGACAAaaatattccaccagatggtaaaaACAATAAACTCTCAACAGGTGCTTCATGGTTCACACTAAGAATTTTGTTGTTTGTTCTTGTATCATACATATATATTTGTTTATCATAGCCCCCAGATAACAATATATCTTTAGAAATAGGGCTGACAGCCCCTGCTCTAATATAATCAGAATGTTCATTGAAAGATATGATTCGTTTTTCACTAGGTATATCCCAGACTACTGCAGTCTTGTCATCAGAGAAAGAAGCAATGTGATGATTATCAGCTGTGAAGAATGTCCTATGCACAGCAGCTTTGTGTCCAGAAAAAATTCGAAGAAGACTCTTCGTATTAACATCAAAAAGTCTAACAACTGATTCTTCTCCTCCTGCACAAAGCAATTTTCCATCCCCACGGAAAGAGCCACCATAAGCAGCTTCCTTAAATCTGCTAAGATTTTTTGTGACTAGCTTTGTAATAGGATTGTACACTTGTACTCTCACTGAACAAGTGACAGCAAAATAATGTGGCTCTACAGGAGAAAAGTCTATGTAATCGATTGGTCCGAATTCTTTGATTAATACAGGAGTCTGTTAAAATAAACATAAGACACTTTTAGAAGCAATAGAACAACGTAACTGGACTGCAGATATTTCTGTGGCTACAAGGGAAAACAACAGTAATTACTTATTCGGGGAATCCTTTAGTAAAATTATGACGTTAAATAGAGATATGTTTACTAAACTGCTTTTGTGGTTATAAATTACAAATTGCGTTTTTCGAGTCCTGTCACTTTCAAagtacatatgtacatgtatatattTTACATAGTTCCAGCATATTATTTGCACATTATTAGCAGATTTGGATATATTTTAATCACAGAAATATCCACAGTCTAAGCATAATAGTATTACATCTTCTTATTGTATACCACATGTTAGGTTATGTTATACACACGTGGGTATCATCAATTAAACAACATAGTACCGACATGGAAATATTTATGACGATTATGCTGTCATAACATACTCACAGTATACTTTTTCCAATATATGTTATCCGGGGTTAATTCAGATCCCGGTCTCGCAAATACCTTTGTATTTATCTTTTTGAAGGACGCCATTTCTTTAAAAATGTCAGCTGTAATAAAGGCTCGTAGAGGGGGTAAACTTCtcttgttgacaattgatgaaagTTACTCTCCCTGCTGCTCGCAATTATCGAAGGAGCAAATTGCTAGCCGTAATTATTAAATAGaaaaattcttgaaaaatatTGTAGGAGTAGACTAGACGACATGTTTAGTGAGTTACGCTGCGCTTTGTTTAATTTTACATGATTTTGCGACTCGTTTCAATATGGCGATGGTTAGTTGCTTAGTGCCTCGAACGTCTCTTTACTTATCATGAATTTCGTGGCGTTCTCTTCTGTTCCTTTGTATAATTTTGATACAAAACCTTGATATTCGTATGGCTGTCCGTAAACGCATATAAGTTACGTAATTATGAATCTCTGTATCTGATGAATAAAGGATTGGAGCTGAAAGTCGTTTCGCTCTGGCAGCGCGATAGATTTGGCAATTGCCGTCCTTCTAGTAAggtttgttatattttatgaatGATTCAACACTTTTGAATACTCAAGCACGAATTCCTGAAATTATTCGACTCAGATATATTTTGCTgtctacgaataattgcttaacaaattaatagttttattttatttcagataGAGACAAATTGCTGCCAGAATAGTTTCTTGTTATTTCACTGTGAACCAATTACTTTTATAAGTATTACACGAATTTGGAATCTTCCTTGACGGAATTGGATATTTTTATTGTGCTTTGATTTTTCGGCATTGTTCGAAGTGTTCATTGATCATTGCAATGATCATGTTAGCACACAAATATAAACTTGTTTGAAATGACGGGTTCCTTTTTGGTAGTCAAATGAATAACATTTGATTTTGGATATAATGACAGAGAACATATATTTATATGCCATCTAGATAGAGCAATTTAATTACATATTATACTCAAGGATATTGAGTATAGTACTTTGAGACTATATTATAAAAAGGAATCTCAGTTATTTCATAAACTAAGGTAATCTTAATAAGTTAccattaaaaattttatatgtAAACAATTATTTTGAGGTGCATTAAATCATTCATTTTGAAGTTTGTACACAATGGCTGAGACACAAAGAATGACTGTGTATGGTAGACATCCTCCCTGTGCTAGTGGAACTCGTTTAGAGGAACGTCGTGCTAGAAGGTAAACTGATAAAAATTAATGGAACTATTATAGTTTTTATCATACTTTTGTTCAAGAAAGGTTACTAATTTTCCTGTTACAGATTGGCTTTAAGATTAGAAAGAAATCGGAAACCAGATAAACCTGAAGATTTTGTTTGTTATGAATCAAGTGACGATGAAGCAGAAACTATTAGTGAAGGAAAACAGTTTTTAAGAACTTCTTTTAATTTTGTGGATTATGTACGTGCAAGAGAGACGAACACTAGAGAAGTCCGAAAAATAAATCAAGAATATGGATTTCGACATATATTGACTCATGATCTATTTAAAGAATATTCGGTTAGCttaaataatatgaataaagTCTTTTGTTCTCAATGGTTAAGTGATAGGCAAGTAGTATTCGGAACGAAATGCAACAAATTGATGGTTTATGATGTAGCAACACAGAAATTAGACCAAATACCATCTTTGCATGGAAGGCAAATTAATTCAGGAGGTGGTGCTGTTCCTGAGCAGCAGTGTGGTATACATTCTGTTCAAATTAATCCTTCTAGGTttgtaaacagaattatgaattatttagttaattattgtattttgtttatAATGGTTTGCATATATTGCAGAACTCTTTTATCAACTGGAGCAAGAAACAGTAATGAAATAGCAATATACAGACTACCAACCCTAGATCCAGTTTGTGTAGGAGAAGGAGGCCACAGAGACTGGGTCTTCGATATGTGTTGGCTAGACGACGAATTTTTAGTTTCAGGTTCTAGAGACACTAAAATGGCTTTATGGCGTATAGATAACGACCTTGCGGAAGCTCCTGACAAAGCAGATGTGCCTACACATAGGTTGTATAATATTAAGTAGAAATAACAAAGTTTTACtacttttatattaatttactCCTTCCTTTACTTAGATTGATTCAACCCGTATGTGTTAAGGAATGTAGATCTGCGCAGAAAGTAAGAGCTCTTGCTTTCAATAGGATATACAAAGAAATTGCTGCGCTCACATTGAATAGTTTTATACACATTTGGTCCGCTGAGACATTCAGACAGAAAATATCTAGGAAACTACCAGCATGCCAGGAGAATGTCTGTCTCGCCGTACAAGACGATGGTGTTTATGCAGTGGGATGTCGTTCTTATACATTACTTTTGGATGCAAGAACCTTGCAACCTATTAAGAAAATACCTTCACGGTATATACTATTTTACGCAAATATTTGAATCTATATATTTTCGTAGAATTTACCAAGCTTTGGTACTTGCTATGCAGATACAGCGGTTGTGGGATTCGGTCAGCTAGTTTTCAAGGTTCTGTTTTGACAATTGGTACAGGCTTGGGAATGCTAATGTTTTACGACGTTAGAGCACAAAAGTATCTTGAGTCTTCAATTAATTCTAACAGGACCGTCGTACTCAAAGCTTCTAAAGGATACGTGGTATGCATAcagattttatttcatttaaatttgACAGAACATGATACTCACTTGTATGGTGATATTAGTTTCCAGATGAAGAGTATATCGACGGGTTTCAAAATGTAAAGTATACACCTGCTATATATACTCATTGCTATGATGGATCAGGGACGCGACTATTTACAGCCGGTGGGCCTCTTCCTGTTAATCTTTATGGTAATTATGCAGGATTGTGGCAATAAAGTTAATTTTAACGGAATTAAGAACAGCGTCGATTTTTACGTAAGTAATTATAAGTTGTACATTTAAATAACTATTACCAGGAGTTTATCTAGAGAGATATATATACCTGTTTCGATCATTTTAAACTGAAGCAATACATTTTATTTGCAAATAAGGCAGTGTAAATTTTTTGTGGAATGTTCTGTATTTGTTTCTATATAGTTCTACAAAAATGTATTCTTTTGAAAAGCTTTTATACTTAAATAAGTAAAAAGAATTAGCAAGGTGTATATATCTCAAGTGTctcaaaaaataaatgaaacaaattgaaagaattacataaaatttctatcattttaaacaaatatttcattttaaagATAATTTTCACTTTTTATTCTGAATTAATTATAGAATCATTCAAAAGATTATACATTATTACGAAATAAATTATATAGAATATTCTTAAAGAATATTGTGGTTTTGTATCATTTACATGTTTGTCACAGTTGTGAAGATAATTTGATTCATTCTTCAAAAGAAAATTTTGCACTAGCACTAATTATCATGCATGAAAGTTAACGAATTATTAAACGAGAATCTCTTCTAATAATGTAATCAGAATAGTTTTCATTAAGAAGTTGTTTCATAATCTGTAATTACAATTACTAAAcagtttaatttttatattaccTCAACATAAAGTGATCTTCATATCCTGTGTTGCATAATTTATTGGATACAAATGCAAACTGATAAAAATAATCAACGAATAACACTGCAATGAATATTAAATTCTCTGAGACATAATCTATTTAactaaagtttcatactggccttAGAAGAACAATATACAGAATTTGTTATATAAACATTAGGCAAACATTTATCAAATCTTTCTTCATCTATTTCTGTATAGCGAAATATCAGATGCATGTAATTTTGATCTGTGTGTGAACTGTgaggtattgtattttaaatgtaCACAGCAATTGTTATAATTTTGTGAATACAAACATTGAGAAAACTTTTATCATTTATGAAAGATTAACTTTTAGAACgagttttttttttgttaatttcGTTATAAGTAAATTATTGAATGTACTAGTTATAAGAACCAGTACTTGGGATATGCAAAAATATAATACAGATGTTTCAATAGGTTGATTGCCATACATATTTTCAGACTACATATTATCATTTGTGTATGATATAGGTATATGATACAATACAGTTaccatatttaaaataaaataaaataaaattaactatTGTCATACAAATGTTACTTTGTTAATTGTATTTTGACTAGACTTGGCACTTTGTGATGGTCACAAGGACTTTGTAAATGTTTCTAATGGTAACAAACTGCCATTGATAATGTGTATCACTACTGATATGCATGACAATTAATCTGCTAAATTATACCTGCTGAGGATTTATCGGGTGCATTATTTATATGTAATACAATTTTACGATATTAAAGTATTAGTGAGTATAAGCTGTGTGCATTTATGATAACAAATAATGATATGTACAACCTGTGATTGTTTAAATGCGTTTGTTGTACGCAATTGAGAAAAAAGTTGCTTTAACACATGTATTTTTCGTAAATAAGGTATTATAATAATGACATTCATTGTGCGGGATTATTTTGAAATATAATCAAATATGCTTATATTTGATGTAAAAAGTTATACTTAAATTTTTGATGTATCAAAGTGAACCAGTTCATGATTACGTTTCCCACTGTCTTACGTACTAACAATGTTGATGCAGTAACCGCATAAGTGCATTTTCGATTCTTAGGATAGAAAACTTTAATGAATCGAGAAATTGTTGAAATGTAAGCAACTGGGTTATCAATATTATGTACAATGAATATATGataacaatatatatatattctgtGTGCTTTCATTTTAACAGATTATGTATTGTTAGCATATATTCATAAAGCCATTATACTACATAATATG
The sequence above is a segment of the Calliopsis andreniformis isolate RMS-2024a chromosome 3, iyCalAndr_principal, whole genome shotgun sequence genome. Coding sequences within it:
- the LOC143188801 gene encoding tubulin-specific chaperone A-like isoform X1 → MSDPRIRTLKIKTGIVKRLAKEKITYEKEAAQQRERIQKLKEQDKDGYDIKKQEEVLQESLMMVPDCQRRLIKAFEELKKILDTEQDLKELEDYIEAEKVLQEAENQLPKEGELLEMC
- the Dcaf12 gene encoding DDB1 and CUL4 associated factor 12-like protein: MAETQRMTVYGRHPPCASGTRLEERRARRLALRLERNRKPDKPEDFVCYESSDDEAETISEGKQFLRTSFNFVDYVRARETNTREVRKINQEYGFRHILTHDLFKEYSVSLNNMNKVFCSQWLSDRQVVFGTKCNKLMVYDVATQKLDQIPSLHGRQINSGGGAVPEQQCGIHSVQINPSRTLLSTGARNSNEIAIYRLPTLDPVCVGEGGHRDWVFDMCWLDDEFLVSGSRDTKMALWRIDNDLAEAPDKADVPTHRLIQPVCVKECRSAQKVRALAFNRIYKEIAALTLNSFIHIWSAETFRQKISRKLPACQENVCLAVQDDGVYAVGCRSYTLLLDARTLQPIKKIPSRYSGCGIRSASFQGSVLTIGTGLGMLMFYDVRAQKYLESSINSNRTVVLKASKGYVFPDEEYIDGFQNVKYTPAIYTHCYDGSGTRLFTAGGPLPVNLYGNYAGLWQ
- the LOC143188796 gene encoding U3 small nucleolar RNA-associated protein 15 homolog is translated as MASFKKINTKVFARPGSELTPDNIYWKKYTTPVLIKEFGPIDYIDFSPVEPHYFAVTCSVRVQVYNPITKLVTKNLSRFKEAAYGGSFRGDGKLLCAGGEESVVRLFDVNTKSLLRIFSGHKAAVHRTFFTADNHHIASFSDDKTAVVWDIPSEKRIISFNEHSDYIRAGAVSPISKDILLSGGYDKQIYMYDTRTNNKILSVNHEAPVESLLFLPSGGIFLSAGGTEIKVWDALAGGRLLAKITQHHKTVTCLKIASNGRRILSGSLDRHVKIYDAGTYKTVHSLDYPNSVLSIGTSSNDETIVAGMVDGLISVRRREEDVKNEKPQRKKVSYRHSGRNLHTPNVDIVVHEDMKEIMSKHDTYLRKFQYSKALDCVMMSYVVNKAPHVTVALMQELIRRQGLKQALGGRDGKSLVNILKFLNKHIGSVRFGRVLLNVANVLMDVYEDHLDELAAEPRKMFTLLVAKLEEEENLIVALSELQGKLHMILSAAETVPLAPVKDNQILKPSNAAQKNLILSIA
- the LOC143188799 gene encoding uncharacterized protein LOC143188799, which produces MFGKQSSLEGSTENCGDPYYNNYHAMNQSSYDASYYVNMHQNYMYPIGVPFDNVQKDTMPIVTLESRQADEKSIEDFLLNVDPSNEINDQANVPRKCKIRTAKDALMSAYKLNEKLKTICDELKDNQTLTEEEWDEKLNICEAAQTEIMKLLEPIKDQNFVKQLKKDIERRKKRRLREKINREKWKNEKLLRTERRARMHAQIDSWIRKEQAVIEKEKQEENLRKDADMILSDVRGKRNDTRKYLGLLQELKNLRNIKANIARARGEHLSSAADEAFNNIIAKLTEQWSTLDREYSIEEQGLKLMLKTDNEKRIENQKKRVFDEWEIVLFGKRVTSDQYNTDLSDFITMRSAWDKYISSDSDASAIPIGWVMPDKPSSAAWQKSLRKETS
- the LOC143188801 gene encoding tubulin-specific chaperone A-like isoform X2 yields the protein MSERIFSAAGKISSCIVIVPLSFRYLSRRINDKDGYDIKKQEEVLQESLMMVPDCQRRLIKAFEELKKILDTEQDLKELEDYIEAEKVLQEAENQLPKEGELLEMC